Proteins from one Mytilus galloprovincialis chromosome 11, xbMytGall1.hap1.1, whole genome shotgun sequence genomic window:
- the LOC143051115 gene encoding uncharacterized protein LOC143051115 — protein MLRETLEKYQGHSQKAGIYTEAQAANLKMIEICPKTFCFIPIKTKTIIFGAVSSRGELAARLLRAFYTEEELRDAKSLGNLRNGAVIISAIIACSTRYNKENLPEMKTIKIRKALHNAVAYANRDKKEMVKKQKVKKVLTQSS, from the exons ATGCTAAGGGAAACTTTGGAGAAAT ATCAAGGACATAGCCAGAAAGCTGGTATATACACAGAGGCTCAAGCTGCAAATCTGAAG atgATAGAAATATGCcccaaaacattttgttttatacctattaaaacaaaaacaattatatttggGGCTGTTAGCTCCAGGGGAGAGTTGGCAGCCCGGCTGTTGAGGGCCTTCTACACTGAAGAGGAACTGAGGGATGCAAAATCCCTTGGTAACCTTAGAAATGGTGCTGTCATTATTAGTGCCATAATAG cTTGCAGCACAAGGTATAATAAGGAAAATCTTCCAGAAATGAAAACCATCAAAATAAGAAAAGCATTACATAATGCAGTTGCATATGCTAATAG GGACAAGAAAGAAATGGTCAAAAAGCAGAAAGTGAAGAAAGTTCTAACTCAAAGTtcttaa